In the Streptomyces sp. NBC_00193 genome, GGCCCCCGACATGCGGGCCTGGTTGTAGAAGATGCGGCCGAAGTGGTCCCGGTCGGGGAAGACCTCGTCCTGCATGGGGAGGAAGGCGCCGCCCGAGTCGACCAGGTAGAGGCAGGGGAGACGATTCTCCAGGGCCACTTCCTGGGCGCGCAGGTGCTTCTTCACGGTCATCGGGTAGTACGTGCCGCCCTTGACGGTGGCGTCGTTCGCGACGATGACGCACTCGCGGCCGCTGACCCGGCCGATGCCGGCGATCACCCCGGCGGCCGGGGCCGCACCCCCGTACATGCCCTCGGCGGCCAGCGGGGCCAGCTCCAGGAAGGGGGACCCGGGGTCGAGGAGGGCGTCCACGCGGTCGCGCGGCAGCAGCTTTCCGCGGGCCGTGTGCCGGGCGCGGGCCTTCTCGCCGCCGCCGAGCCGGGCCGCCTCCAGCCGGGCCCGCAGGCCCTCGGAGAGCTCGCGGTGGGCGGCCTCGTTGGCCCGCCAGGCGTCGGACGCCGGGTCGGCGGCGCTCGTCAGCACTGGTGCCTGCTGCATCGGTCGAGCTCCCTTGCTCGGTGCGCTCCGGTTCATTCGGTTAATGAGCGTTAACGCATGTGGGACTTAGGTTAACGACCGCTAACGGCCCTGTCTAGAATGGATTCCCATGAGCACCAGAGCGGCCGCCCCGACCCGGCGCGAGCAGATCCTCGGCGAGGCGGCGCGCCTCTTCGCCGAGCGCGGTTTCCACGGCGTGGGCGTGGACGAGATAGGGGCCGCGGTGGGCATCAGCGGCCCCGGCCTCTACCGGCATTTCGCCGGCAAGGACGCGATGCTCGCCGAGCTGCTCGTCGGCATCAGCGAACGGCTGCTCACGGGCGGCCGGCGCCGGGTGGAGGAGGCGGCCGGCGACCCGTCCGGAGTACTGGCCTCCCTCATCGACGGCCACATCGACTTCGCGCTCGACGACCGGGCGCTGATCACCCTCCACGACCGGGAGCTGGACCGGCTGCGCGAGGCCGACCGCAAGCTCGTACGGCAGCTCCAGCGCAAGTACGTCGAGCTGTGGGTCGACGTCGTACGGGAGCTGCACCCCGAGGTGGGCGAGGCGGAGGTACGCGTCTCCGTGCACGCGGTCTTCGGCCTGCTCAACTCCACCCCGCACCTGGCGGCCC is a window encoding:
- a CDS encoding TetR/AcrR family transcriptional regulator, which translates into the protein MSTRAAAPTRREQILGEAARLFAERGFHGVGVDEIGAAVGISGPGLYRHFAGKDAMLAELLVGISERLLTGGRRRVEEAAGDPSGVLASLIDGHIDFALDDRALITLHDRELDRLREADRKLVRQLQRKYVELWVDVVRELHPEVGEAEVRVSVHAVFGLLNSTPHLAALGRDATESLLRRLANGAFGALSG